The DNA region TTCAGGCTGCTATTAGAGGCTATGAGGTGGTATTCACATCTTATATTTATACAATATCCTTTGGAAGTTATGTTCACTATCAAATTTCTAAATACTCCTTTGAGTTATTTTCTATTTGTACAAATTATTAGGGAAACCCTTTTATTTTAGTAACATGTTGTGACCACTTTCTTCTGGACCATGTCTTGGGTGATTAATGTTTATTAGTTTGTCTTTCCTGTACTTGAACCTCTTCTCTCAGATATTTCATCATAAATGAAAATGATCACTGCTTAACAATCTTCTGTTCTGTAACTTTTTTTCAATAGAATTTTAGAATTGGGTTTGAATTCTGGAGTGAGAAATAAAACGTAGcctttgttaatatttttttggaggTATCTGAATCCAGTACTGATTTGTATTTAATGCTTCAGATTAATTATCCTGACTCCTGAGagtattctttcaaaaaaataagtatagATATGAGTTGCATCCTTTTTCTTGAGTTGGGATTGTTATGACTTTGATCGGACTTCCTGCTTGTGATTTGTTTGTATGAAATTGAATAAACTAACAATGTTGaactttttaaatttgtgcTAGCATATCCAGCCACATCATATCCTTTACTTTTATAGAATTTCCTGTATATATTCAGTTGTACTTGCATCATATATTGTAGCTGTGTTTCACAGGTATAGAGAATATGGTAAAAGAAATAATCAACATACGTTTtgggattttttaattttttttgtaattcttaatCTTTTAATCTTAGATACTAAACCAAATTTAATGTAGCCTTATAGCTGATACTTGTTGAATAGGATTAGCTGATGCATCTCAGTTATGATTATTTAGAGGACCTTGAGAGCGTTTCATGTGTTAGAAATGTTGACAGATATCAACACAACTGCAGTGATTTcagttttaaaagtttaagttctcagttgaaaaatatatttgtttcctTTATGGCCTTTTTCTGTTCAACATATCATTAATACATTATTATTTGGAATTCTTCCTAAATATATTTGGCCATACAATTGCAATGTGCTTTGATCTTTAATTTATAAACTGTCACTGCAAAGTGCAATTTTCACAAACACTGATTCCTCATACGGAAGTTTGCAAGTCTATGGTTCATGAATACATAAAGTGATTCCTATATTACTGAATTGAAGGCGCGTGGGACATTTAAAACTCTCAAAGGTATCATACCTCTGCAATCTTATATTCGTGGCCAGTTGGTTCGACGACAAGCTATTTCTGCTTTATATTGTGTGAAGTCAATAGTTAAATTTCAAGCATTGGCTCGTGGTTACAAGGTTAGGCACTCAGATATTGGCCTTGCAGTCCAGAAATTTTTTAAGGTAAAAGTACTTTAACTATTGGTGTcaacacaattttttaatagaCATGTTAGaggtttttcatttaattaatattgaaaGATGCTATAACACAATGAGCGGGTTCTAGGGATTTATGCTTCACATCACATAGCATTTATGACAAGCTGAATTTCATCAGTTACCTTCCTCTTTTCCTTCTATGCAAAAGCTAACTACTTCTGcaatatctttttgttcaggATACTAAATTTCCGAATTCTGTTGGAGTAGATGCAACCACACAGGCAGCGAAGCTCTCAGATAATATCTTTGTTAACAAGGTAGGAAGTATTTTTGTCTAATATAAAAAGTGTAACTTTGTTCTTATAGctttgaatttattaaaatgaattatattgattgcaataaaagaaagaatttgGTGCCTGATTGATTGTAAGTTGTTAACCCCATTTCATAGGTCATTCACCAAACTCATTTACTGATATGgtttatgaattatgaatatGAATTGTATAACTAAGGTTGGGAGAAGGATGTTTTCTTACTCTTGTCCCTTTTTCCACTTCTTGTTTTCAAACTTACCTTGTTTTAGATCATAACTTATAGTATATGTTATCCCTTTCAGCTTCTGGCTTCATCATCCTCTGCTGTTTCTCCAAATCTCAAATATAATGCTGGTGAACCTAACTTGGCTTGGGAGTGGCTCGAACGTTGGACAAAATCACACTTTTGGGTACCTCTTCGAGAAGTGCTGAAACCTGATTCAATATCTGATAAGAAAAATGGAAGTTGTCAAACAGTTGAAACTAGCAAGCGACAAGTTAAAAGAAATGCCAGGAAAGCACCTGCTGTGAGGGCTGGTGATGATTCAGTTTCAGATTCTAACAAACATAAACGGTATCCCAAAAAGGATTCAAACCTCCCATTGCATTCAGCTAAGGAACACCCACAAAAGGAAATTGAGAAAAAGAGTCCTAGAAAAACTCAAATTCAGAATGTTTTTGATAAATCTGAGGTTGCTCATGAGAAAAGAATTAACATCACAAGAATAGTTTCTGATCATGCAACAGTGAATGATGTTCAAGAGGAAGATGCTGATGCTCCTTCAAAGAAGTTGGAAGACTCGGCAGTGTCAGAGTCAAAACAGTTTGATGTTGAGAAAAGTCTAGGACAGCAAGCtgaagagaatgaaaataatGAGTCATGTAATGATACTAATGCTCCCTTGCAATCTAGCTTGATGAATGGTAAAGATGGAGAATTCATTGAGGACTTGAATGAtataaattctaagaatttccaGAGAAGAGCTTCCCTGCCTGCTAATTTTACAGATCATGAAAATCTGTTGCATAGTAACACTCCAAGACGGCCTAGTTATATGGCTCCAACTGAATCTACAAAAGCTAAGCTAAGAGGACATGGACAAGGCTCTCCAAGGTCTGTTAGCGATTTGGCAGATGTAAGTAGTGTCACCCGGCGGCTTTCACTTTCGTCTTCGCTTAATGGCAAGTATGGTTCATTCTCTCCGCGGTCAGATAGATTGTCTGCCTTGAGCAACAAGATAAGGACTGACAGATCTCTATcatcttcaagggatggcacagGTAAGAATTTAGGATTTTGCACCTTTTTCTCCATACTTTTTCATCTATTGATGAGATACACATTTGGTTTTACTGgtctttatttatcttttcaatTGATTGTTAATTTGTAACAAATGCTTTTGCAAATACAAATACAATGACTTGCATAGACATATACATTCATCTACAGAAACAAATGCTCAATATACATATGCTTATAATTGGTCTTCACATGCATGCTTATTTCTAGTGTGTTTCAGGATTGGGAAACTTGTTTCAAAATGATAACTTTTTTAGTGCATGACCAAGCATTACATGAATGGTCTAAGATTATGTACTATTTAATGGTCACATGACCTCTTGAAAAGTcacatttaatcttttaatcttgatcattcaaattatatttaatggtctatatttatatttctcatttcgcacaataagaaatattttttgtttgatatgcAATATATATAAGGGGGCTATcaagtgtttttattttctctttatccaAGAATGATGGACTCCTTACAATAGTATTGAACTCTTTTGAAGCTTTACTTTTTCCATTCATCACTCTGTTATGTGGATATTATCAATTTCAGATAAGTTGATGCAACCTAAGTGGAGAAGGTGACGATGCATAATCTTTCAGATCAAAGATGGTGCAAGGAGGTACAACTAATAGAGTG from Glycine soja cultivar W05 chromosome 8, ASM419377v2, whole genome shotgun sequence includes:
- the LOC114423261 gene encoding protein IQ-DOMAIN 31-like — translated: MGRQSPGKWIRNLLLGKKSSSKSKSSREKDINKPSSYKDVLVASSEASMSALTSGANATKGVLSEKEVVSISSNDGVNLSIRDKQDNAQSLANIGSGDHHEKIRQIEAAIIVQAAIRGYEARGTFKTLKGIIPLQSYIRGQLVRRQAISALYCVKSIVKFQALARGYKVRHSDIGLAVQKFFKDTKFPNSVGVDATTQAAKLSDNIFVNKLLASSSSAVSPNLKYNAGEPNLAWEWLERWTKSHFWVPLREVLKPDSISDKKNGSCQTVETSKRQVKRNARKAPAVRAGDDSVSDSNKHKRYPKKDSNLPLHSAKEHPQKEIEKKSPRKTQIQNVFDKSEVAHEKRINITRIVSDHATVNDVQEEDADAPSKKLEDSAVSESKQFDVEKSLGQQAEENENNESCNDTNAPLQSSLMNGKDGEFIEDLNDINSKNFQRRASLPANFTDHENLLHSNTPRRPSYMAPTESTKAKLRGHGQGSPRSVSDLADVSSVTRRLSLSSSLNGKYGSFSPRSDRLSALSNKIRTDRSLSSSRDGTDKLMQPKWRR